The Zeimonas sediminis genome window below encodes:
- a CDS encoding FMN-binding negative transcriptional regulator, with protein sequence MYLPPHFIEARADELRRLIVEHPLGALVTNGPNGLDANHVPFEFDAGTGPHGILRAHVARANPVWNEAADGDEVLVIFRGAEAYVSPNWYPSKHEAHKQVPTWNYQVVHVHGRIRIRDDERFVRGLVARLTRAHEAGTGQTPWKMGDAPPDFIDTMLAAIVGIEVEIDRIVGKSKLSQNKEARDRVNAAGELGKRGKAEISGAMLDAAAQAPGGAPPKSR encoded by the coding sequence ATGTACCTCCCCCCGCATTTCATCGAGGCGCGCGCCGACGAGCTGCGCCGCCTCATCGTCGAGCATCCGCTCGGTGCCCTGGTGACGAACGGCCCGAACGGGCTCGACGCCAATCACGTTCCGTTCGAGTTCGACGCCGGCACCGGCCCGCACGGAATCCTGCGCGCGCACGTGGCGCGCGCGAACCCGGTCTGGAACGAGGCCGCCGACGGCGACGAGGTGCTGGTGATCTTCCGGGGCGCCGAGGCCTACGTGTCGCCGAACTGGTACCCGAGCAAGCACGAGGCCCACAAGCAGGTGCCGACCTGGAATTACCAGGTCGTTCACGTTCACGGCCGGATCAGGATTCGCGACGACGAGCGATTCGTGCGCGGCCTGGTCGCGCGGCTCACGCGCGCCCACGAGGCCGGCACCGGCCAGACACCCTGGAAGATGGGCGACGCGCCGCCCGACTTCATCGACACGATGCTGGCGGCGATCGTCGGCATCGAGGTCGAGATCGACCGCATCGTCGGCAAGTCCAAGCTCAGCCAGAACAAGGAAGCGCGCGACCGGGTCAACGCGGCCGGTGAGCTGGGCAAGCGCGGCAAGGCGGAGATCTCCGGCGCCATGCTCGACGCGGCGGCTCAGGCGCCCGGTGGCGCCCCGCCGAAGTCGCGTTGA
- a CDS encoding methyltransferase family protein, translating to MNRPLGSLLVALQFALLAALLAVAARGGHWSPTAIALALAGIALGLSAVWSNRPGNFNIHPEPKAGGTLVRTGPYRWIRHPMYSALLLFGAGCALAAGGAVGWALWISLAATLNAKAALEERWMATAHVGYADYRAATRRFVPFLF from the coding sequence TTGAATCGCCCTCTCGGCAGCCTGCTGGTCGCGCTGCAGTTCGCGCTGCTGGCGGCCCTGCTGGCCGTTGCCGCGCGCGGCGGCCACTGGTCGCCGACCGCGATCGCCCTGGCCCTCGCGGGCATCGCGCTGGGCCTGTCCGCGGTGTGGTCCAATCGACCCGGCAACTTCAACATCCATCCGGAACCGAAGGCCGGCGGGACGCTGGTCCGAACCGGTCCGTATCGCTGGATCCGACACCCGATGTACAGCGCGCTGCTGCTCTTCGGCGCCGGCTGCGCGCTGGCCGCGGGCGGCGCGGTCGGCTGGGCGCTGTGGATCTCTCTGGCCGCCACGCTGAACGCGAAGGCCGCGCTCGAGGAGCGCTGGATGGCGACGGCGCACGTCGGCTACGCGGACTACCGCGCGGCCACCAGGCGTTTCGTGCCCTTCCTGTTCTGA
- a CDS encoding Mpo1-like protein: MSTQTVDPASFRSFAEFYPFYLQEHSNATCRRLHFLGSTLALVCLVMLVVTGRPQYLLYGVLAGYGFAWLGHFGFEKNRPASFRRPLYSFMGDWRMYRDMWTGRVPF; the protein is encoded by the coding sequence ATGAGCACGCAGACCGTCGATCCGGCGAGCTTTCGCAGCTTCGCCGAGTTCTACCCGTTCTACCTGCAGGAGCACAGCAACGCGACCTGCCGGCGCCTGCATTTCCTGGGCTCAACGCTGGCGCTGGTCTGCCTGGTCATGCTGGTCGTCACCGGTCGTCCCCAGTACCTGCTCTATGGCGTGCTGGCCGGCTACGGCTTCGCCTGGCTCGGGCACTTCGGGTTCGAGAAGAACCGGCCCGCGAGCTTCAGGCGCCCGCTCTACAGCTTCATGGGCGACTGGCGGATGTATCGAGACATGTGGACCGGCAGGGTGCCGTTCTAG
- a CDS encoding pyridoxamine 5'-phosphate oxidase family protein, translating into MNFQRTASADDAAAIREGIWRELGLACRDRGHDWRTPVLASAGLDGAPQARTVVLREVVPGEARLVVYSDRRSPKVAELLSEPRAALVFWSRRLGWQLRAVVVASVEVDGENVRTAWSRIAATGAAGDYLAPAAPGAPLVQAARAPATAHQLCVVAMRIEQMDWLALAADGNHRRIRFSGERAEWLVP; encoded by the coding sequence ATGAATTTCCAGCGCACGGCTTCGGCGGACGATGCCGCCGCCATCCGCGAGGGCATCTGGCGCGAGCTCGGCCTTGCATGCCGGGATCGCGGGCACGATTGGCGCACGCCGGTGCTGGCCAGCGCAGGGCTCGACGGCGCGCCGCAGGCTCGCACCGTGGTGCTTCGGGAAGTCGTCCCTGGCGAGGCGCGGCTGGTCGTCTACAGCGATCGCCGCAGCCCCAAGGTGGCCGAATTGCTGAGCGAGCCCCGGGCAGCGCTGGTATTCTGGAGTCGCCGGTTGGGCTGGCAGTTGCGGGCCGTCGTTGTCGCCTCCGTCGAGGTCGACGGCGAGAATGTTCGGACGGCCTGGAGCCGGATCGCCGCCACCGGTGCGGCAGGCGACTACCTCGCGCCCGCGGCGCCCGGTGCGCCGCTCGTTCAGGCCGCCCGCGCCCCCGCAACCGCGCATCAACTTTGCGTGGTCGCGATGCGCATCGAGCAGATGGACTGGCTGGCGCTCGCGGCCGACGGCAATCACCGCCGGATTCGCTTCAGCGGCGAGCGGGCGGAGTGGCTGGTACCTTGA
- a CDS encoding NUDIX domain-containing protein codes for MSERQAPRDLTERELESELAWQGGFLKIRRDRVALPDGRESFREYVVHPGAAVMIPLLDDGRILVERQYRYPLRRHFVEMPAGKLDPGEAPLVTAKRELLEETGYRAAEWALLTVLHPAIGFATEEMHVYLCRGLEHSGQKLDDDEHLDVEAVTLDWLIGELRAGRLTDVKTQIAVFWLDKLVSGAWPWPAFERG; via the coding sequence ATGAGCGAGCGGCAGGCGCCGCGCGACCTGACCGAGCGCGAGCTCGAGTCCGAGCTCGCGTGGCAGGGCGGCTTCCTGAAGATCCGCCGCGACCGCGTGGCCCTGCCCGACGGGCGCGAGAGCTTCCGCGAGTACGTGGTGCACCCGGGCGCCGCGGTCATGATCCCGCTGCTCGACGACGGCCGCATCCTGGTCGAGCGGCAGTACCGCTATCCGCTTCGCCGCCATTTTGTGGAGATGCCGGCGGGCAAGCTCGATCCGGGCGAGGCGCCGCTTGTCACCGCGAAGCGCGAGCTGCTCGAGGAGACCGGCTACCGGGCGGCCGAGTGGGCGCTGCTCACCGTGCTGCATCCGGCGATCGGCTTCGCCACCGAGGAGATGCACGTCTACCTGTGCCGCGGCCTCGAGCACAGCGGCCAGAAGCTCGACGACGACGAGCACCTGGACGTCGAGGCGGTCACGCTCGACTGGCTGATCGGCGAGCTTCGCGCCGGCCGGCTCACCGACGTCAAGACCCAGATCGCGGTGTTCTGGCTCGACAAGCTGGTGTCGGGGGCCTGGCCCTGGCCGGCGTTCGAGCGGGGCTGA
- the nuoN gene encoding NADH-quinone oxidoreductase subunit NuoN, whose protein sequence is MNAESLNILAAVPEILLLVAACCVLLVEAIVKSPRRPSSLALALAAMAFPAAALIGQMGAEGTHYAFNGLYVADPLSNLLKLCAIVAVAATLVYAGRYTADRDIPRSEFHALALFSLLGQMVMISAANLLVIYLGLELMSLSLYALAAMRRDDNASTEAAMKYFVLGALASGFLLYGMSMIYGGAGSLDLFEIARRFEAGLANPTVFSFGVVFLVAGLAFKLGAVPFHMWLPDVYQGTPTSTTLLIAGAPKLAAFAIAFRMLVEGLPGVAADWQAMILVLAVASLAVGNVVAIAQTNLKRMLAWSTIAQVGFVLLGFLSGIVGGDAGGVPAAWGASLFYVITYVLTTLGTFGLVQLLSRRGFECDRISDLRGLNARSPWMALVMLLLMFSLAGIPPLVGFYAKLAVLTAAVEAGLVWLAVVAVLFSLVGAFYYLRIVKVMYFDEAGEQPPIEAGSAARATLAVNGAAVLLLGIVPGPLMAVCLEAIRAAVAG, encoded by the coding sequence ATGAACGCTGAATCCCTGAACATCCTTGCTGCGGTCCCCGAGATCCTCCTGCTCGTGGCGGCCTGCTGCGTGCTGCTTGTCGAGGCGATCGTGAAGTCGCCCAGGCGCCCGTCCTCGCTCGCGCTCGCGCTGGCGGCGATGGCCTTCCCCGCCGCCGCGCTGATCGGCCAGATGGGCGCCGAGGGCACGCACTACGCGTTCAACGGCCTGTACGTGGCCGACCCCCTCTCCAACCTGCTCAAGCTGTGCGCGATCGTCGCGGTGGCGGCCACGCTGGTCTACGCGGGCCGCTACACGGCCGATCGGGACATCCCGCGCAGCGAGTTCCACGCGCTGGCGCTGTTCTCGCTGCTGGGCCAGATGGTGATGATCTCGGCCGCCAACCTGCTGGTGATCTACCTCGGGCTGGAGCTGATGTCGCTGTCGCTTTACGCGCTGGCCGCGATGCGCCGCGACGACAACGCGTCGACCGAGGCGGCGATGAAGTACTTCGTGCTGGGGGCGCTCGCGTCGGGCTTCCTGCTGTACGGCATGTCGATGATCTACGGCGGCGCCGGCAGCCTGGACCTCTTCGAGATCGCGCGCCGCTTCGAGGCCGGGCTGGCCAACCCGACGGTCTTCTCGTTCGGCGTGGTCTTCCTGGTGGCGGGCCTGGCCTTCAAGCTCGGCGCGGTGCCTTTCCACATGTGGCTGCCCGACGTGTACCAGGGCACGCCCACGTCCACCACGCTGCTGATCGCCGGCGCGCCCAAGCTGGCCGCCTTCGCGATCGCGTTCCGGATGCTGGTCGAGGGGCTGCCCGGCGTGGCAGCCGACTGGCAGGCGATGATCCTGGTGCTGGCGGTCGCCTCGCTGGCGGTCGGCAACGTCGTGGCGATCGCGCAGACCAACCTGAAGCGCATGCTCGCGTGGTCCACGATCGCGCAGGTCGGCTTCGTGCTGCTCGGCTTCCTGTCGGGCATCGTGGGCGGCGACGCCGGCGGCGTGCCGGCCGCCTGGGGCGCGTCGCTGTTCTACGTGATCACCTACGTGCTGACCACGCTGGGCACCTTCGGCCTGGTGCAGCTGCTGTCGCGCCGCGGCTTCGAGTGCGACCGCATCTCCGACCTGCGCGGCCTGAACGCGCGCAGCCCGTGGATGGCGCTGGTCATGCTGCTGCTGATGTTCTCGCTGGCCGGCATCCCGCCGCTGGTCGGCTTCTACGCCAAGCTGGCCGTGCTGACCGCCGCGGTCGAGGCGGGCCTGGTCTGGCTGGCGGTGGTGGCGGTGCTGTTCTCGCTGGTCGGCGCCTTCTACTACCTGCGCATCGTCAAGGTCATGTACTTCGACGAGGCCGGCGAGCAGCCTCCGATCGAGGCTGGCAGCGCCGCGCGCGCCACGCTCGCGGTCAACGGCGCCGCGGTGCTGCTGCTGGGCATCGTGCCGGGCCCTCTGATGGCGGTGTGCCTCGAGGCGATCCGCGCCGCGGTCGCGGGCTGA
- a CDS encoding NADH-quinone oxidoreductase subunit M has protein sequence MSSFPILSAAIWIPILFGVALLAVGNDRNAPAVRVVALVGALLGLLATLPLFTEFDRASSAMQFVELAPWIEAFAVDYHLGVDGLSVWFVILTAFITVIVVIAGWEVITERVAQYMAAFLILSGLMIGVFSALDGLLFYVFFEATLIPMYIIIGVWGGPNRVYAAFKFFLYTLLGSLLTLVAIIWLYLESGSFAILDWHKLPLPLEVQVPIFLAFLVAFAVKVPMWPVHTWLPDAHVEAPTGGSVVLAAIMLKLGAYGFLRFSLPIAPDASHELAWLMIALSLIAVVYIGLVALVQADMKKLVAYSSIAHMGFVTLGFFIFNHMGVQGAIVQMISHGFVSGAMFLCIGVMYDRLHSRNIADYGGVVNTMPKFAALFMLFSMANAGLPATSGFIGEFFVILGAVQFDFWIGLVAATALIWGAAYSLWMYKRVIFGEIANDKVRGLQDLNRREFWMLMAMALLVLGMGVFPKPVTDMTEASIGALLEHVSVSKIK, from the coding sequence ATGAGTTCCTTTCCGATCCTGAGCGCCGCAATCTGGATTCCGATCCTGTTCGGCGTGGCCCTGCTGGCCGTGGGCAACGACCGCAACGCGCCGGCGGTGCGCGTGGTGGCGCTGGTTGGCGCGCTGCTCGGGCTGCTCGCCACGCTGCCGCTGTTCACCGAGTTCGACCGCGCCTCGTCGGCGATGCAGTTCGTCGAGCTCGCGCCCTGGATCGAGGCCTTCGCGGTCGACTACCACCTGGGCGTCGACGGCCTGTCGGTGTGGTTCGTGATCCTCACCGCGTTCATCACGGTGATCGTGGTCATCGCCGGCTGGGAGGTGATCACCGAGCGGGTCGCGCAGTACATGGCGGCCTTCCTGATCCTGTCCGGCCTGATGATCGGCGTGTTCAGCGCGCTCGACGGGCTGTTGTTCTACGTGTTCTTCGAGGCCACGCTGATTCCGATGTACATCATCATCGGCGTCTGGGGCGGGCCCAACCGGGTCTACGCGGCCTTCAAGTTCTTCCTGTACACGCTGCTGGGCTCGCTGCTCACGCTGGTGGCCATCATCTGGCTGTACCTGGAGTCCGGCTCGTTCGCGATCCTCGACTGGCACAAGCTGCCGTTGCCGCTCGAGGTGCAGGTGCCGATCTTCCTGGCCTTCCTGGTGGCCTTCGCGGTCAAGGTGCCGATGTGGCCGGTGCACACCTGGCTGCCCGATGCGCACGTGGAGGCGCCCACCGGCGGCTCTGTCGTGCTGGCGGCCATCATGCTGAAGCTCGGCGCCTACGGCTTCCTGCGGTTCTCGCTGCCGATCGCGCCCGACGCGAGCCACGAACTCGCCTGGCTGATGATCGCGCTGTCGCTGATCGCGGTCGTCTACATCGGCCTGGTGGCGCTGGTGCAGGCCGACATGAAGAAGCTGGTCGCCTACTCGTCGATCGCGCACATGGGCTTCGTCACGCTCGGCTTCTTCATCTTCAACCACATGGGCGTGCAGGGCGCAATCGTGCAGATGATCTCGCACGGCTTCGTGTCGGGCGCGATGTTCCTGTGCATCGGCGTCATGTACGACCGGTTGCACTCGCGCAACATCGCCGATTACGGCGGCGTGGTGAACACGATGCCGAAGTTCGCCGCGCTGTTCATGCTGTTCTCGATGGCCAACGCCGGCCTGCCCGCCACCTCGGGCTTCATCGGCGAGTTCTTCGTGATCCTCGGCGCGGTCCAGTTCGACTTCTGGATCGGCCTGGTCGCCGCCACCGCGCTGATCTGGGGCGCGGCCTACTCGCTCTGGATGTACAAGCGGGTGATCTTCGGCGAGATTGCCAACGACAAGGTGCGCGGCCTGCAGGACCTCAACCGGCGCGAGTTCTGGATGCTGATGGCGATGGCCCTGCTGGTGCTGGGCATGGGCGTGTTCCCGAAGCCGGTCACCGACATGACCGAAGCCTCGATCGGCGCGCTGCTCGAGCACGTGTCGGTCTCCAAGATCAAGTGA
- the nuoL gene encoding NADH-quinone oxidoreductase subunit L, with amino-acid sequence MKTAYLLAAFAPLVGAIVAGLFGRQVGRAGAHTVTIAGVAVSFLASLWTLFDVLQGNTFNGTVYQWASVGGVNLEVGFLVDTLTATMMCVVTSVSLMVHVYTIGYMAEDPGYQRFFSYISLFTFSMMMLVMANNFLQLFFGWEAVGLVSYLLIGFWFKRPTAIYANMKAFLVNRVGDFGFVLGIGLVLAHFGSLDYAQTFAAAPGLADRTIELIPGTQWSLLTVACICLFIGAMGKSAQFPLHVWLPDSMEGPTPISALIHAATMVTAGIFMVARMSPLFELSDTALGVVITIGAITALFMGFLGIIQNDIKRVVAYSTLSQLGYMTVALGASAYSVAIFHLMTHAFFKALLFLAAGSVIIGMHHDQDIRNMGGLRKYMPITWITSLIGSLALIGTPFFAGFYSKDLIIEAAKFADVPGAGFAYFAVLAGVFVTAFYSFRMYFLVFHGEERWNKPAHGHAEAHAAHGHGAHGGDAHGDDEHGHDEHHHGLAPGQKPHESPWVVTLPLVLLAIPSVVIGAFAVGPMLFGGYFDGVIAVDAAKHPAMATLAEHFHGWFALGTHSVATPAFWLALAGVVVAWYFYMVNPKLPEAIKASAGGLYRLLDNKYYMDRINEVVFAAGARALGRGLWKGGDQALIDGLAVNGSAKLVGWFSGVLRLAQNGRLNSYAITMIAGVALLLLFVVLPLLRG; translated from the coding sequence ATGAAAACCGCATACCTTCTCGCAGCCTTCGCCCCGCTGGTCGGCGCAATCGTGGCCGGCCTGTTCGGCCGGCAGGTCGGCCGCGCCGGCGCCCACACGGTGACCATCGCCGGCGTGGCGGTGTCCTTCCTGGCCTCGCTCTGGACGCTGTTCGACGTGTTGCAGGGCAACACCTTCAACGGCACCGTCTACCAGTGGGCGTCGGTCGGGGGCGTGAACCTCGAGGTCGGTTTCCTGGTCGACACCCTTACGGCCACGATGATGTGCGTGGTCACCTCGGTGTCGCTGATGGTGCACGTGTACACGATCGGCTACATGGCCGAGGACCCGGGCTACCAGCGCTTCTTCTCGTACATCTCGCTGTTCACCTTCTCGATGATGATGCTGGTGATGGCGAACAACTTCCTGCAGCTGTTCTTCGGCTGGGAAGCGGTGGGCCTGGTCTCTTACCTGCTGATCGGTTTCTGGTTCAAGCGGCCCACGGCGATCTACGCGAACATGAAGGCCTTCCTGGTCAACCGGGTCGGCGACTTCGGCTTCGTGCTGGGCATCGGCCTGGTGCTCGCGCACTTCGGCTCGCTCGACTACGCGCAGACCTTCGCCGCCGCGCCCGGCCTGGCCGACCGCACGATCGAGCTGATCCCCGGCACGCAGTGGTCGCTGCTCACCGTGGCCTGCATCTGCCTGTTCATCGGCGCGATGGGCAAGTCGGCGCAGTTCCCGCTGCACGTGTGGCTGCCCGACTCGATGGAAGGCCCGACGCCGATCTCGGCGCTGATCCACGCGGCGACCATGGTCACGGCCGGCATCTTCATGGTGGCGCGCATGTCGCCGCTCTTCGAGCTGTCCGACACCGCGCTGGGCGTGGTCATCACGATCGGCGCGATCACCGCGCTGTTCATGGGCTTCCTGGGCATCATCCAGAACGACATCAAGCGGGTGGTCGCCTATTCCACGCTGTCGCAGCTCGGCTACATGACGGTCGCGCTCGGCGCCTCGGCCTACAGCGTCGCGATCTTCCACCTGATGACGCACGCCTTCTTCAAGGCGCTGCTGTTCCTGGCGGCAGGCTCGGTCATCATCGGCATGCACCACGACCAGGACATCCGCAACATGGGCGGGCTGCGCAAGTACATGCCGATCACGTGGATCACCTCGCTGATCGGCTCGCTGGCGCTGATCGGCACGCCGTTCTTCGCGGGCTTCTACTCGAAGGACCTGATCATCGAGGCGGCGAAGTTCGCCGACGTGCCGGGCGCGGGCTTCGCCTACTTCGCGGTGCTGGCCGGCGTGTTCGTCACCGCCTTCTACTCGTTCCGGATGTACTTCCTGGTCTTCCACGGCGAGGAGCGCTGGAACAAGCCGGCCCACGGTCACGCCGAAGCGCACGCGGCGCACGGCCACGGCGCCCATGGCGGCGACGCGCACGGCGACGACGAGCACGGCCACGACGAGCATCACCACGGGCTCGCGCCGGGCCAGAAGCCGCACGAGTCGCCGTGGGTGGTCACGCTGCCGCTGGTGCTGCTCGCGATCCCGTCGGTGGTCATCGGCGCCTTCGCGGTCGGGCCGATGCTGTTCGGCGGCTACTTCGACGGCGTCATCGCGGTCGACGCGGCGAAGCACCCGGCCATGGCGACGCTGGCCGAGCACTTCCACGGCTGGTTCGCGCTCGGCACGCATTCGGTCGCCACCCCCGCGTTCTGGCTGGCGCTGGCGGGCGTGGTCGTGGCCTGGTACTTCTACATGGTCAACCCGAAGCTGCCCGAGGCGATCAAGGCCTCGGCCGGCGGCCTTTACCGGCTGCTCGACAACAAGTACTACATGGACCGGATCAACGAGGTCGTCTTCGCCGCCGGCGCCCGCGCGCTGGGTCGCGGCCTGTGGAAGGGCGGCGACCAGGCACTGATCGACGGCCTGGCGGTCAACGGCAGCGCGAAGCTGGTCGGCTGGTTCTCCGGCGTGCTGCGCCTGGCCCAGAACGGGCGGCTCAACAGCTACGCGATCACGATGATCGCCGGCGTGGCGCTGCTGCTCCTGTTCGTCGTGCTGCCGCTGCTGCGCGGCTGA
- the nuoK gene encoding NADH-quinone oxidoreductase subunit NuoK: MTLSLAHFLILGAILFAISVIGIFMNRRNVIIVLMAIELMLLAVNLNFIAFSHFLGDAAGQIFVFFILTVAAAESAIGLAILVLLFRNFDTVDAEALDSLKG; the protein is encoded by the coding sequence ATGACCCTCTCGCTCGCCCACTTCCTGATCCTCGGCGCGATCCTGTTCGCGATCAGCGTGATCGGGATCTTCATGAACCGCCGCAACGTGATCATCGTGCTGATGGCGATCGAGCTGATGCTGCTCGCGGTCAACCTGAACTTCATCGCCTTCTCGCATTTCCTCGGCGACGCGGCGGGGCAGATCTTCGTGTTCTTCATCCTGACGGTGGCCGCCGCCGAGTCCGCGATCGGCCTGGCGATCCTGGTCCTGCTGTTCCGCAACTTCGATACGGTCGATGCCGAGGCGCTCGACAGCCTGAAGGGCTGA
- a CDS encoding NADH-quinone oxidoreductase subunit J, with protein sequence MQATTVLFYVFAAVTVFAALRVISSRNPVHSALFLVLTFCSAAAIWMLLKAEFLAITLVLVYVGAVMVLFLFVVMMLDVNLDSARRGFWMNLPVALFVGVVVVLELAAVLIHSFGNVKASDAPKLPADYSNTKALGSLLYTEYVWAFEIAAVILLVAIVSAIALTLRRRKDVRYNDPSAAVRTRSQDRLRMIKMPAQPREGSQE encoded by the coding sequence ATGCAAGCCACGACCGTCCTCTTCTACGTCTTCGCCGCCGTGACCGTGTTCGCGGCGCTGCGCGTGATCTCCTCGCGCAATCCGGTGCACTCGGCGCTGTTCCTCGTGCTCACCTTCTGCTCGGCCGCGGCGATCTGGATGCTGCTGAAGGCCGAGTTCCTCGCGATCACGCTGGTGCTCGTCTACGTGGGCGCCGTCATGGTGCTGTTCCTGTTCGTGGTCATGATGCTCGACGTCAACCTCGACAGCGCGCGCCGCGGCTTCTGGATGAACCTGCCGGTGGCGCTGTTCGTGGGCGTGGTCGTGGTGCTCGAGCTGGCGGCGGTGCTGATCCACTCCTTCGGCAACGTGAAGGCGTCCGATGCGCCGAAGCTGCCGGCCGACTACAGCAACACGAAGGCGCTGGGCAGCCTGCTGTACACCGAGTACGTGTGGGCCTTCGAGATCGCGGCGGTGATCCTGCTGGTGGCGATCGTGTCGGCGATCGCGCTGACCCTGCGCCGCCGGAAGGACGTTCGCTACAACGACCCGTCGGCGGCGGTGCGCACCCGCAGCCAGGACCGCCTGCGCATGATCAAGATGCCTGCCCAGCCCCGTGAAGGGAGCCAGGAATGA
- the nuoI gene encoding NADH-quinone oxidoreductase subunit NuoI, with protein sequence MEAVKDFFSSFMLTELLKGLRLTGRYFFARKITVLYPEEKTPMSPRFRGLHALRRYPNGEERCIACKLCEAVCPALAITIESEKRADGTRRTTRYDIDLTKCIFCGFCEESCPVDSIVETHIHEYHGEKRGDLYFTKEMLLAIGDRYEKEIAANREADARYR encoded by the coding sequence ATGGAAGCGGTCAAGGATTTCTTCTCGAGCTTCATGCTCACCGAACTGCTCAAGGGGCTGCGGCTCACCGGGCGGTACTTCTTCGCGCGCAAGATCACGGTGCTCTATCCCGAGGAGAAGACGCCGATGTCGCCGCGCTTCCGCGGCCTGCACGCGCTGCGCCGCTACCCGAACGGCGAGGAGCGCTGCATCGCCTGCAAGCTGTGCGAGGCGGTCTGCCCGGCCCTGGCGATCACGATCGAGTCCGAGAAGCGGGCCGACGGCACGCGCCGCACCACCCGCTACGACATCGACCTGACCAAGTGCATCTTCTGCGGCTTCTGCGAGGAGAGCTGCCCGGTCGACTCGATCGTCGAGACGCACATTCACGAGTACCACGGCGAGAAGCGCGGCGACCTGTACTTCACCAAGGAAATGCTGCTCGCGATCGGCGACCGCTACGAGAAGGAAATCGCCGCCAACCGGGAGGCAGACGCCCGCTATCGCTGA
- the nuoH gene encoding NADH-quinone oxidoreductase subunit NuoH has protein sequence MENLLNGVTTWGEGTLGAAWPVVWNLVKIVCIVLPVLGCVAYLTLWERKMIGYMHLRIGPNRVGPKGLLQPIADAFKLMFKEIIMPTQANKGLYLLGPIMTIMPAMAAWAVIPFGPELVLANVNAGLLLLLAITSVEVYGVIIAGWASNSKYAFLGAMRASAQMVSYELAIGFCLVVVLMVSGSLNMVDIVTGQGEGRFAEMGLNFLSWNWLPLLPIFVVYVISSVAETNRHPFDVVEGESEIVAGHMVEYSGMGFAVFFLAEYANMILLSALASIMFLGGWYPPIDSVVFNWIPGWLWLGIKTFCVVSLFIWFRASFPRYRYDQIMRLGWKIFIPVTLVWLVVIAAWIQTPWNIWN, from the coding sequence ATGGAGAATCTGCTCAACGGCGTCACCACCTGGGGCGAGGGCACGCTCGGCGCCGCCTGGCCGGTCGTCTGGAACCTGGTCAAGATCGTCTGCATCGTGCTGCCGGTGCTCGGCTGCGTCGCGTATCTCACGCTGTGGGAGCGCAAGATGATCGGCTACATGCACCTGCGCATCGGCCCGAACCGGGTGGGGCCCAAGGGCCTGCTGCAGCCGATCGCCGACGCGTTCAAGCTGATGTTCAAAGAGATCATCATGCCGACGCAGGCGAACAAGGGCCTGTACCTGCTCGGCCCGATCATGACGATCATGCCGGCGATGGCGGCGTGGGCCGTGATCCCGTTCGGCCCCGAGCTGGTGCTGGCCAACGTGAACGCGGGCCTGCTGCTGCTGTTGGCGATCACCTCGGTCGAGGTCTACGGCGTGATCATCGCCGGCTGGGCGTCGAACTCGAAGTACGCGTTCCTCGGCGCGATGCGCGCGTCGGCCCAGATGGTGTCCTACGAGCTGGCGATCGGCTTCTGCCTGGTCGTGGTGCTGATGGTCTCGGGCAGCCTGAACATGGTCGACATCGTCACCGGCCAGGGCGAGGGCCGTTTCGCCGAAATGGGCCTGAACTTCCTGTCCTGGAACTGGCTGCCGCTGCTGCCGATCTTCGTCGTCTACGTGATCTCGTCGGTCGCCGAGACCAACCGCCACCCGTTCGACGTGGTCGAGGGCGAGTCCGAGATCGTTGCCGGCCACATGGTCGAGTACTCGGGCATGGGCTTCGCGGTCTTCTTCCTGGCCGAGTACGCGAACATGATCCTGCTGTCGGCGCTCGCGTCGATCATGTTCCTGGGCGGCTGGTATCCGCCGATCGATTCGGTCGTCTTCAACTGGATCCCGGGCTGGCTGTGGCTCGGCATCAAGACCTTCTGCGTCGTCTCGCTGTTCATCTGGTTCCGGGCCTCGTTCCCGCGCTATCGCTACGACCAGATCATGCGGCTGGGCTGGAAGATCTTCATTCCGGTGACGCTGGTCTGGCTGGTGGTGATCGCCGCCTGGATCCAGACCCCGTGGAACATCTGGAACTGA